In the genome of bacterium, the window GAGATGACCGAGAGCGAACAGTCGGAAGTGATCGACGCCATCAAGCGGTTTTTCGCCTGAGGTCCGAACTACGGTGATGATGGGAGCACGACAAGTTGGCCGCGCCCGCCCTCTTGTCGTCACCGTCTTTGGCACCCGCCCCCAATTCATCAAACTGGCCGTCCTCTGGCGGCCGCTCGAAGAGCGCTTCCGCTCGGTCCTTATCGATTCGGGTCAACACTACGACTGGGAACTGGCCGGCGTGATGCATGCCGACACCGGACTGCGGCTTCCCGATCTTCATCTGGGTGTCGGATCGTCAAGCCCCGCCGCGCAGATCGGACGGGTGGCCGACGCCCTCGATGCGCGGTTGGCCCGATTGCGGCCCCAGACCGTGATCGTCTTCGGCGATACCAGCACCACCGCCGGCGCCGCCATCGCCGCCGCCTATCGCGGTATCCCGGTGGCGCACATCGAAGCCGGCATGCGCTCTTTTGACCGTTCCGCCCCCGAAGAAAAAAACCGTCTCATTGCCGATCACCTCGCCCGCTGGCGGTTCTGCCCCACACGGACCGCCATGGCCAATCTGCGGCGCGAAGGAATGCGCGACGGACTCCACGCTGTCGGCGATCTGATGTACGAGCACTGGCTTGGTCAACGGCCATCGCTTTCGCCGCCGGCAGAACTGCCGCCCGGCGGGTACTATTATGTCACCACGCACCGGGCCGAGAATGTCGACGCTCCCGAACGATTGCGATCGCTGGTGCGTATTCTCTCGGGCCTCGATGCGCCGACTGTCTGGCCGGTGCATCCGCGCACACGCAAACGGCTGACCGCGGCGGGATTGTGGCAACGTCTGCGAAAGCGCCCGAACCTCATGCTTCTGCCGCCCGTGCCGCACTCGCGCTCGCTGGCGCTCACCGCCGGAGCGCGCATGGTTCTGACCGACTCCGGCGGCGTGCAACGCGAAGCGTATTGGTCCGGGGTGCCCTGCCTGATCCTGCGCGATGTGACCGAGTGGGTGGAATTGCTGGACTGCGGCGCGGCGCGCCTGGTCGGGCTGGATGCGCGCCGAGCGCGCGCGGCCATTGACCGGCGATGGATTCGCCGACCGGTGACCGATCGCATCTTCCGCCAACGCGCCCCGTCGCGGGTCATTGTTCGCACTCTCGCCCGCGATCTGGCGCGGTCGTAATCACGCAAGCATTCTTTCCGATCAGCGCTTAACTTGGCCGCGATGAACGCCGTCTCCCTGCGTCGCGCCGGCCTGGTGATGATCCTGGTGACCATCGCCGCCCGTCTGATGGGATACTTCCGCGAGGCAGTGGTCGCCGCCGCGTACGGAGCGACGAGGGAGGTCGACCTTTTCCTGGCGGCGTTCACCATGCCCG includes:
- the wecB gene encoding UDP-N-acetylglucosamine 2-epimerase (non-hydrolyzing); the protein is MGARQVGRARPLVVTVFGTRPQFIKLAVLWRPLEERFRSVLIDSGQHYDWELAGVMHADTGLRLPDLHLGVGSSSPAAQIGRVADALDARLARLRPQTVIVFGDTSTTAGAAIAAAYRGIPVAHIEAGMRSFDRSAPEEKNRLIADHLARWRFCPTRTAMANLRREGMRDGLHAVGDLMYEHWLGQRPSLSPPAELPPGGYYYVTTHRAENVDAPERLRSLVRILSGLDAPTVWPVHPRTRKRLTAAGLWQRLRKRPNLMLLPPVPHSRSLALTAGARMVLTDSGGVQREAYWSGVPCLILRDVTEWVELLDCGAARLVGLDARRARAAIDRRWIRRPVTDRIFRQRAPSRVIVRTLARDLARS